GACGATTGATGGTCGTAACCTGACCCATTTCATCAACGGAGATCACACCAGCGCTGACGTTCTTAAGAACCGTGTCTGTGTAACGCGCATGCTGATCCAGTTCTTCCAGGGTTTTTTCAAGAGTCACTGTCATCGAGTTAAAGCTTGAAATCAGATCGTTGATCTCTTCAGAGCCGGCTTGAATTTGCAAAGGCGTATAGTCCCCGCCCGCTACTCGACGAGTGGCGCGTCCCAATTGCACAATCGGAATCGAAAGTTGTTTTGCGAGATAAAATCCAAACCACGTCGCTGCAAGCAAGATCACGAAGGTCATCAAGACCAAGATGTACAAGTAAATAGACTTCAAAGGATATTCGAGCGGATTGATATCGCGGAATTCGTCATAGGCCGTCGAGATATCATTCATTTTAGAAATGAGCGACAACGGCAAGAAACTTGAAACAACGACAGCGCCTTTTTCAGCACCTTCTTGCACCGGCACGATCACGCGAACTAAGTTTCCATCTCCGAATTGATGGATGATACTGGCCTCGGCTTGAAGCTTGATCCCTTTTTGCAAGAACTCCAGCGACACTGCCGGCACTGTTGGAACTGTGTCGTCTTCGGCAGACACGACGGCGCGCTTTCCAAAAAGCGATGGATAGTATTCCACCGCGTCTAAGCTAAATTCTTTTCTAAGATGATCAATTCGGTTTTTAATCTCGTTTTGATTTTTCAGAGGACGAATCGCATCGGCAATCTGATGGGCGAAGTGATAGTTCTTTTTCTTCGCATTAAAATAATAAGCATTCGTGACTTCGATGGAGCTTTTTAAAACACCCGCCATCTTCGCACTGAACCACTTATCAAAACTTGAGTTGATATAAAACACCGAGATAATAAACATCAGCACTGTCGGAACGAAGCTGAACGTCACAAAGGCCGCGATCAGTTTTGCTTTCAGGCTGCTTCCGAAGACTCGGCCCTGCCTTTCCACGAAAACCTTCACGACGTTTCGGAAGATCATGAAAAGCAAAAGTAAAAGCAGAATGATGTTAAAGTTTACGAGACCAAAAAAGAAAATACTGTGAACAAACGGAAGCTGCTGGCTTGTCGCAAAAAGGCGGATCTCAAACCAAGTGAGAAGGCCAAAAAGAAACGACACCACAAGAACCAATAAAATCTCGCGGCGTCGTTTTTTAAATTCCTGAGGACCAGGAGGAAGAAATTCGTCGTTTTGCGGTGTATTTTCCATCACACCACCATGCTAGTCCCTCAAGAGGGACCATGCCATTATTTTCTAGTTTTTTTCTTATTTTTTTGCGCTTTTGCCGCAGGCTTTGAAGCCTTTTTCGCGGACTTCGCAG
This region of Bdellovibrio sp. BCCA genomic DNA includes:
- a CDS encoding sensor histidine kinase codes for the protein MENTPQNDEFLPPGPQEFKKRRREILLVLVVSFLFGLLTWFEIRLFATSQQLPFVHSIFFFGLVNFNIILLLLLLFMIFRNVVKVFVERQGRVFGSSLKAKLIAAFVTFSFVPTVLMFIISVFYINSSFDKWFSAKMAGVLKSSIEVTNAYYFNAKKKNYHFAHQIADAIRPLKNQNEIKNRIDHLRKEFSLDAVEYYPSLFGKRAVVSAEDDTVPTVPAVSLEFLQKGIKLQAEASIIHQFGDGNLVRVIVPVQEGAEKGAVVVSSFLPLSLISKMNDISTAYDEFRDINPLEYPLKSIYLYILVLMTFVILLAATWFGFYLAKQLSIPIVQLGRATRRVAGGDYTPLQIQAGSEEINDLISSFNSMTVTLEKTLEELDQHARYTDTVLKNVSAGVISVDEMGQVTTINRHAAQLLKIDAEKYIGKSVRDLLTLEYFRTFAELQKTMIDHKIESIQKELRLNIQGEALPLLMTLSILKDEKGQEMGKILVFDDLTPIANAQRAAAWTEVARRIAHEIKNPLTPIKLSAERLQRKFGASITDPAFSECTTMIVKQVDGLKNLVNEFSNFARLPQARPVVANLNSVVEESIGLYRQAHPQVRFDFRKDEELPDFKFDPDQIKRVLVNLVDNSVSAVAKEPQATVEIVTRYDKDIKTVRLTVADNGEGIPAADRSRIFEPYYSTKEGGTGLGLAIVKRIIEDHNGFIRATANEPKGVKMVIEMPVNEVGAWKPAGE